The Drosophila innubila isolate TH190305 chromosome 3R unlocalized genomic scaffold, UK_Dinn_1.0 2_E_3R, whole genome shotgun sequence genome has a segment encoding these proteins:
- the LOC117791299 gene encoding LOW QUALITY PROTEIN: mycosubtilin synthase subunit C-like (The sequence of the model RefSeq protein was modified relative to this genomic sequence to represent the inferred CDS: inserted 2 bases in 1 codon), translating to MGSLPQLSIAKGQQQDYVPRALHRIFEEQQLRHADKVALIYQGQTLAPSQSSYRQMNERANRAARLLVEETHGRFLQPNSDGDFIVAVCMQPSEALVTTLLAIWKAGGAYLPIDPSFPANRIHHILLEAKPTMVIRDDDIDAQRFQSTPTLSVTELYAKSLQLSGSNLLSEEMLRGGNDHIAIVLYTSGSTGVPKGVRLPHENILNRLQWQWATFPYTTAETVGVFKTALTFVDSIAELWGPLMCGLAILVVPKAVTKDPQRLVALLEKYKIRRLVLVPTLLRSLLMYLKMEGGGAAQKLLYNLQIWVCSGEPLAVPLASSFFDYFDEGVHHLYNFYGSTEVMGDVTYFTCESKKQLSLYDNVPIGIPVSNTVIYLLDADYRPVKNGEIGEIFASGLNLAAGYVNGRDPERFLDNPLAVEKKYARLYRTGDYGSLKNGNIMYEGRTDSQVKIRGHRVDMSEVEKNVAELPLVEKAIVLCYHAGHVDQAILAFVKLRDDAPMVTEMQLEGRLKDKLADYMIPQVIIVEHVPLLVNGKVDRQALLKTYETANNNEGDSSIVLDFDYXEVPEELKLIARDLFETVGGVIGRSTRASLSPRSNFYELGGNSLNSIFTVTLLREKGYNIGISEFIAAKNLGEIIEKMSANRSAVQLEEETLNALPHLKMEAVPLRLEHRQEVIDILVPSFYNKGDLEQWLKPGLLLTDYTDILNGIWNALVERDLSFVIYDRNTDRIIGTALNFDARNKPEMDIKSKLLILFEFLEFCMGPIRDNYFPKGLNQLLQSSMMGTAEELNPRENIACMHYMEHEVLRVAREKKFAGIFTINTSPLTQQLAKVKQYKMLLNYQANEFVSSDGTRPFGDAPDELRAIVYWKEVGK from the exons ATGGGTTCCCTGCCACAGCTGTCGATTGCCAAGGGCCAGCAGCAGGATTATGTGCCTCGTGCACTGCATCGCATCTTtgaggagcagcagctgcgacATGCCGACAAGGTGGCCCTCATCTATCAGGGTCAGACCTTGGCGCCCAGTCAGAGCAGCTATCGCCAGATGAACGAGCGTGCGAATCGTGCGGCACGTCTGCTGGTGGAGGAGACTCATGGACGCTTCTTGCAACCGAATAGCGATGGTGATTTCATTGTCGCTGTCTGCATGCAACCTTCGGAGGCATTGGTCACCACGTTGCTGGCCATTTGGAAGGCGGGCGGCGCCTATTTGCCAATTGATCCCAGCTTTCCTGCCAATCGCATTCATCACATTCTCCTCGAGGCAAAGCCGACAATGGTGATCCGTGATGATGACATCGATGCTCAGCGCTTTCAAAGCACGCCCACGTTGTCGGTGACGGAATTGTACGCCAAATCCTTGCAGCTGAGTGGATCCAATCTGCTCTCGGAGGAGATGCTCCGAGGTGGCAACGATCACATTGCCATCGTTCTGTATACATCCGGGAGCACAGGTGTGCCAAAGGGAGTGCGTCTGCCGCATGAGAATATCCTGAATCGGCTGCAGTGGCAATGGGCCACCTTTCCCTATACGACGGCCGAGACGGTGGGCGTGTTCAAGACGGCCCTCACCTTTGTGGACTCCATTGCCGAGCTGTGGGGCCCTCTGATGTGTGGCCTGGCCATTCTAGTGGTGCCCAAGGCTGTGACCAAGGATCCACAGCGTCTGGTTGCATTGCTGGAAAAGTACAAGATCAGGCGTCTGGTGCTTGTGCCAACTCTGTTGCGCTCCCTGCTCATGTATCTGAAGATGGAGGGCGGCGGTGCGGCCCAGAAGTTGCTATACAATCTGCAGATCTGGGTCTGCTCAGGCGAGCCTCTGGCCGTGCCGCTGGCCAGTAGCTTCTTCGACTACTTTGATGAGGGAGTGCATCATCTGTACAATTTCTACGGCTCCACCGAGGTAATGGGCGATGTCACCTATTTCACCTGTGAAAGCAAGAAACAATTGAGTTTGTACGACAATGTGCCAATTG GTATACCTGTCTCCAATACGGTCATCTATCTGCTGGATGCCGACTATCGACCTGTGAAGAACGGCGAGATTGGTGAGATTTTTGCATCCGGCTTGAATCTGGCTGCCGGCTATGTAAATGGACGTGATCCCGAGCGCTTCCTGGACAATCCCCTGGCTGTTGAGAAGA AGTATGCGCGTCTCTATCGCACTGGAGATTATGGCTCACTGAAGAATGGCAACATCATGTACGAAGGTCGCACCGACTCTCAAGTCAAGATTCGTGGACATCGTGTGGATATGTCGGAGGTCGAGAAAAACGTTGCCGAATTACCGCTGGTGGAGAAAGCCATTGTGCTTTGCTATCATGCTGGACATGTGGACCAGGCCATCTTGGCATTTGTCAAGCTACGCGATGATGCTCCTATGGTGACGGAGATGCAGCTCGAAGGTCGGCTCAAGGACAAGCTGGCTGACTATATGATCCCGCAGGTTATTATTGTGGAGCATGTGCCTCTCTTGGTCAATGGCAAGGTGGACCGCCAAGCTCTGCTTAAGACCTACGAGACGGCGAACAACAATGAGGGTGACTCGAGTATTGTGCTGGACTTTGACTA TGAGGTACCCGAAGAACTCAAGCTAATTGCACGCGATCTCTTCGAGACGGTGGGTGGTGTCATTGGACGCTCCACTCGCGCCAGCTTGTCACCTCGCAGCAACTTCTATGAGCTGGGTGGCAACTCACTCAATTCCATATTTACCGTCACATTGCTGCGGGAAAAGGGCTACAACATTGGCATATCCGAATTTATCGCGGCCAAGAATCTGGGTGAGATCATTGAGAAGATGTCCGCTAATCGCAGTGCCGTTCAGTTGGAGGAGGAAACACTTAATGCACTCCCACATCTCAAAATGGAAGCCGTTCCTTTGCGACTGGAACATCGTCAAGAAGTCATTGA CATCCTTGTGCCAAGTTTCTACAACAAGGGCGACTTGGAGCAGTGGCTTAAGCCGGGCTTGCTGCTCACAGATTACACAGATATTCTTAAT GGCATTTGGAATGCTCTAGTGGAGCGAGATCTGAGCTTCGTAATATATGATCGTAACACGGATCGCATCATTGGCACCGCCTTGAACTTTGATGCCCGCAATAAACCTGAAATGGACATCAAATCAAAGCTCTTGATACTCTTTGAGTTTCTTGAGTTCTGTATGGGGCCCATACG CGACAACTATTTCCCCAAGGGTCTAAATCAATTACTGCAGTCCTCCATGATGGGCACCGCAGAGGAACTGAATCCTCGCGAGAACATTGCCTGCATGCACTACATGGAGCATGAGGTCCTGCGAGTGGCACGTGAAAAGAAGTTCGCCGGAATATTTACGATCAACACAAGCCCACTGACCCAACAGTTGGCCAAAGTCAAGCAATACAAAATGCTGCTCAACTATCAAGCCAATGAATTCGTCAGCTCCGACGGCACCCGACCGTTTGGAGATGCGCCCGACGAACTTCGAGCGATTGTTTACTGGAAAGAGGTCGGCAAATAG
- the LOC117791293 gene encoding mycosubtilin synthase subunit C-like, which yields MGSLPQLSIVKGQQQDYVPRALHRIFEEQQLRHADKVALIYQGQTLAPSQSSYRQMNERANRAARLLVEETHGRFLQPNSDGDFIVAVCMQPSEALVTTLLAIWKAGGAYLPIDPSFPANRIHHILLEAKPTMVIRDDDIDAQRFQSTPTLSVTELYAKSLQLSGSNLLSEEMLRGGNDHIAIVLYTSGSTGVPKGVRLPHENILNRLQWQWATFPYTTAETVGVFKTALTFVDSIAELWGPLMCGLAILVVPKAVTKDPQRLVALLEKYKIRRLVLVPTLLRSLLMYLKMEGGGAAQKLLYNLQIWVCSGEPLAVPLASSFFDYFDEGVHHLYNFYGSTEVMGDVTYFTCESKKQLSLYDNVPIGIPVSNTVIYLLDADYRPVKNGEIGEIFASGLNLAAGYVNGRDPERFLDNPLAVEKKYARLYRTGDYGSLKNGNIMYEGRTDSQVKIRGHRVDMSEVEKNVAELPLVEKAIVLCYHAGHVDQAILAFVKLRDDAPMVTEMQLEGRLKDKLADYMIPQVIIVEHVPLLVNGKVDRQALLKTYETANNNEGDSSIVLDFDYSEVPEELKLIARDLFETVGGVIGRSTRASLSPRSNFYELGGNSLNSIFTVTLLREKGYNIGISEFIAAKNLGEIIEKMSANHDSVQLEEETLNACPHLKMEAVPLRLEHRQDVIDIIVSSFYNKADLEQWLKPGVLRTDYSDILNDIWNALVERELSFVIYDRNTDRIIGTALNFDARNEPEVDIKSKLLVVFEFLEFCEGPIRDNYLPKGLNQILHSFMMGTAEKLNPRENIACMHYMEHEVLRVAREKKFAGIFTTNTSPLTQQLADVYHYKTLLNYQVNEFVSSDGSRPFGDAPDEQRAIVHWKEVGK from the exons ATGGGTTCCCTGCCACAGCTGTCGATTGTCAAGGGCCAGCAGCAGGATTATGTGCCTCGTGCACTGCATCGCATCTTtgaggagcagcagctgcgacATGCCGACAAGGTGGCCCTCATCTATCAGGGTCAGACCTTGGCGCCCAGTCAGAGCAGCTATCGCCAGATGAACGAGCGTGCGAATCGTGCGGCACGTCTGCTGGTGGAGGAGACTCATGGACGCTTCTTGCAACCGAATAGCGATGGTGATTTCATTGTCGCTGTCTGCATGCAACCTTCGGAGGCATTGGTCACCACGTTGCTGGCCATTTGGAAGGCGGGCGGCGCCTATTTGCCAATTGATCCCAGCTTTCCTGCCAATCGCATTCATCACATTCTCCTCGAGGCAAAGCCGACAATGGTGATCCGTGATGATGACATCGATGCTCAGCGCTTTCAAAGCACGCCCACGTTGTCGGTGACGGAATTGTACGCCAAATCCTTGCAGCTGAGTGGATCCAATCTGCTCTCGGAGGAGATGCTCCGAGGTGGCAACGATCACATTGCCATCGTTCTGTATACATCCGGGAGCACAGGTGTGCCAAAGGGAGTGCGTCTGCCGCATGAGAATATCCTGAATCGGCTGCAGTGGCAATGGGCCACCTTTCCCTATACGACGGCCGAGACGGTGGGCGTGTTCAAGACGGCCCTCACCTTTGTGGACTCCATTGCCGAGCTGTGGGGCCCTCTGATGTGTGGCCTGGCCATTCTAGTGGTGCCCAAGGCTGTGACCAAGGATCCACAGCGTCTGGTTGCATTGCTGGAAAAGTACAAGATCAGGCGTCTGGTGCTTGTGCCAACTCTGTTGCGCTCCCTGCTCATGTATCTGAAGATGGAGGGCGGCGGTGCGGCCCAGAAGTTGCTATACAATCTGCAGATCTGGGTCTGCTCAGGCGAGCCTCTGGCCGTGCCGCTGGCCAGTAGCTTCTTCGACTACTTTGATGAGGGAGTGCATCATCTGTACAATTTCTACGGCTCCACCGAGGTAATGGGCGATGTCACCTATTTCACCTGTGAAAGCAAGAAACAATTGAGTTTGTACGACAATGTGCCAATTG GTATACCTGTCTCCAATACGGTCATCTATCTGCTGGATGCCGACTATCGACCTGTGAAGAACGGCGAGATTGGTGAGATTTTTGCATCCGGCTTGAATCTGGCTGCCGGCTATGTAAATGGACGTGATCCCGAGCGCTTCCTGGACAATCCCCTGGCTGTTGAGAAGA AGTATGCGCGTCTCTATCGCACTGGAGATTATGGCTCACTGAAGAATGGCAACATCATGTACGAAGGTCGCACCGACTCTCAAGTCAAGATTCGTGGACATCGTGTGGATATGTCGGAGGTCGAGAAAAACGTTGCCGAATTACCGCTGGTGGAGAAAGCCATTGTGCTTTGCTATCATGCTGGGCATGTGGACCAGGCCATCTTGGCATTTGTCAAGCTACGCGATGATGCTCCTATGGTGACGGAGATGCAGCTCGAAGGTCGGCTCAAGGACAAGCTGGCTGACTATATGATCCCGCAGGTTATTATTGTGGAGCATGTGCCTCTCTTGGTCAATGGCAAGGTGGACCGCCAAGCTCTGCTTAAGACCTACGAGACGGCGAACAACAATGAGGGTGACTCGAGTATTGTGCTGGACTTTGACTACTCCGAGGTACCCGAAGAACTCAAGCTAATTGCACGCGATCTCTTCGAGACGGTGGGTGGTGTCATTGGACGCTCCACTCGCGCCAGCTTGTCACCTCGCAGCAACTTCTATGAGCTGGGTGGCAACTCACTCAATTCCATATTTACCGTCACATTGCTGCGGGAAAAGGGCTACAACATTGGCATATCCGAATTTATCGCGGCCAAGAATCTGGGCGAGATCATTGAAAAGATGTCCGCCAATCATGATTCCGTTCAGTTGGAGGAGGAAACACTCAATGCATGCCCACATCTCAAAATGGAAGCAGTTCCTTTGCGACTGGAACATCGCCAAGATGTCATCGA CATTATTGTGTCGAGTTTCTACAACAAGGCCGATTTGGAGCAGTGGCTCAAACCGGGCGTCCTGCGCACAGATTACAGTGATATTCTTAAT GATATTTGGAATGCTCTAGTGGAGCGAGAGCTGAGCTTTGTGATATACGATCGTAACACGGACCGCATCATTGGCACCGCCTTGAACTTTGATGCCCGAAATGAACCCGAAGTGGACATCAAATCAAAACTCTTGGTTGTCTTTGAGTTTCTCGAGTTCTGCGAGGGTCCGATACG CGACAACTATTTGCCGAAGGGACTGAATCAAATACTGCATTCCTTTATGATGGGCACCGCAGAGAAACTGAATCCTCGCGAGAACATTGCCTGCATGCACTACATGGAGCATGAGGTCCTGCGAGTGGCACGTGAAAAGAAGTTCGCCGGAATATTTACGACCAACACAAGCCCACTGACCCAACAGCTGGCCGATGTGTATCATTACAAAACGCTGCTCAACTACCAAGTCAACGAATTCGTCAGTTCCGATGGCAGCCGACCGTTTGGAGATGCGCCCGACGAGCAGCGAGCGATTGTCCACTGGAAAGAAGTCGGAAAATAA